The [Actinobacillus] rossii genome contains a region encoding:
- the mukE gene encoding condesin subunit E yields the protein MNENLQDLISTKLAAAIANPLFPAVDSLLRSGKHIGQEYIDNYAFLGDFQNELDSFYRRYNVELIRAPEGFFYLRPKATTLIARSVLTELEMLVGKVLCYLYLSPERLAQQGIFTVQEVYDELLNLADETKLLKAINLRASGSDLDKQKLAEKVRAAIGRLRRLGMLHTVGEQNSGKFTISESVFRFGAEVRGGEDLREAQLRLIRDGEAATPDSLAAEKNALEEESAVENDDDFEDEQTLEGAE from the coding sequence ATGAACGAAAATCTTCAAGACTTAATTTCAACAAAATTAGCTGCAGCGATTGCAAATCCTTTATTTCCTGCAGTAGATAGTCTGTTACGTTCAGGCAAACATATTGGTCAGGAATATATTGATAATTATGCATTTTTAGGCGATTTTCAAAATGAATTAGACAGTTTTTATCGCCGTTATAATGTGGAACTGATTCGTGCGCCTGAAGGCTTTTTCTATTTACGTCCAAAAGCAACAACGCTAATTGCACGTTCTGTATTAACGGAATTAGAAATGCTAGTTGGTAAGGTGTTGTGTTATTTATATCTCAGCCCTGAACGCCTAGCACAGCAGGGGATCTTTACTGTACAAGAAGTTTACGATGAATTATTAAATCTAGCGGACGAAACAAAATTGCTGAAAGCCATTAATTTGCGTGCTAGCGGTTCAGATTTAGATAAACAAAAATTAGCAGAGAAAGTCCGTGCAGCAATTGGTCGTTTACGCCGTTTAGGCATGTTGCATACCGTCGGCGAACAAAATAGCGGTAAATTTACTATTTCTGAATCCGTATTCCGTTTTGGTGCGGAAGTACGTGGTGGTGAAGATTTACGTGAAGCGCAGTTACGTTTAATTCGTGATGGTGAGGCTGCCACACCGGATTCTCTCGCAGCAGAGAAAAATGCACTTGAAGAAGAAAGTGCGGTAGAAAATGATGACGATTTTGAAGATGAACAAACCTTAGAAGGAGCGGAATAA